From the Tursiops truncatus isolate mTurTru1 chromosome 6, mTurTru1.mat.Y, whole genome shotgun sequence genome, the window aagctTAGAATTAAAGGCAGCCTTTTACCCAGATTTCTAACTGTTTTGTAAAATTGTAATGTGGGTCATTAAATGTTCACAGGTGATTCATATTTGAATTTACAGTTTAAAGCCTCCAGACTGAAATGGTACTCTGAACTTGACTTTCAAAATAAGCTGAATGTCCCGATGTGCTTCCTGTgcccaaatttaattttaaataaacagcaGTAATACAATGAATACACTAAATACAAATGGCTTGGGTCAGCACTCCTGTTAAACTGGAGAAAATTATGTAACCCCCACTCCAACCCACAAAGAAAGGACTGCCCacgaaatgtgtgtgtgtgtgtgtgtgtgtgtgtgtgcgtgtgtgtgtgcgcgcgcgcgcgcgcacacagatctatgtgtatgtatatatacattatatatgtatacacacagatatagatagataggtagatatagatacatatatatctcaaaaaaaggcaataacaaaaataccaaacTATGCTTGCATTGTGGCAGCAGAATAACAGTGTTAAGCGTGAAGGGGAAAGTGGATAAGATCTACTACAGTTTTAAATGACTATGATACTAGCTTAACTTTTACCAGACTTGCCTGTAACTCCCTTCCAAACAGACAGACTTCTTTTAAGAGGAAGGAGTTCCTTACACAAAATGCTTTGTGTTCACATAAATCTGTACTATTCAGAACAAAACCAGTTCTGCTGGCAGAGATTGTGGGTTCGCAGGGACATTTAAGCTTTCATTAAACTGGAAAGCAATCAAGTCTTTATGTCTACAAATTATACATTTAAGAGTTCCACAAATTTGGCAAAGTTCGTGATGACATCTAGGATGTTTTCACCAAATCGTAGACATAAATATGGAAATCATCATCAAACTTGATGAAATAGACAGACGGTTTGGCTTCTACTTGATGAATGACCATGCCAGTCCTTTTAGAGCCATCTTCTTTGGCATATTCCACTTGTTTGCCTACCAGGCTGTCCACAACTTCTCCTGGTTCCCTTTCTGCTGGAGGTGAATCATCTGtatttaaaagggggaaaaaagagaatttagAGTCAATTTTTAGATACACACCAACTCACAtatctattttaataattaaaaaaaattttttttaatatcctgaaTTCACCTTGATTTTCTAGACcaagagtcagcaaacttttccttcAAAGGCCAGACAATACATATGTTAGGCCTGAAGCCATACGGTCTCTGTACCAACTACTCAGCTGTATTGTTGTCACATGAGAGCAGCCACAGatgatatataaatgaatggtgtggttgtgtgccaataaaactttatttacaaaaacagtgtGCTGATCCCCAAGAGCTAGACATGtaaatgattttgaaaatcaTAACTAGAAATTTCTTTGGCTTATATTTAGTTATAGCTATAATTACCTAAAGAGGGATGGACTAAAAGAAGGAAAGGgtcaagaaaaaaactaaatacagttgacccttgaacaacaggggtttgaactgcatgggtccacttatacaggGATTTTTTCCAATAGTAAATACACGATCTGCAGttagttgaatccacagatgcagaggaaCTGCAGATACGAAGGGCTGTCCATAAGTcatatgcagattttcaactgcgCGGAGGATCAGTCTCCCCAACCCCCAAGCTGTTCAAGAATCAACTGTAATtatacaatttctttcttttttaaaaaaattttattgaagtatagttgatttacaatgttgtgttctatagcttcttaaaaataaggctgttttcctttgaaataatttcaaagcaGATAATACCTACTGGGATTACTGAGAATGTGCCTAAATGCCTAAGTATTCCTGTCTTATCCTGTGAATCCTTaaagcttttttcccctcaacttCATTTCATCACACATGGTCCTCTTAACccagtttcaaaataaaagagattTCCTGTGCTATAAAAATAGGTGCTAAGTGAACTCCATCCTCAGACCAATTACAACTGAATCTCAGAGGATGGCTGAGGCACCTGTACTTTTTGAGAAACCCCCAAGAAAATCTGAGTGTTGGAAAACACTGCCCGCCCTATGACCTAGCAAGAACTCTGTAAGTTCTAGGAATACACATAAAATGAGAACAAACCATCACTGCcaacaataaagaaacaaagtacAAAAAAGGGTAGCCAGGGGATGGAGCTAGGCAGTTACAATTCTATTTTAAGAAACCCCTAACAGGTCCTGAATAACTCAAGCTCTTATCCATGTAGTAACAGAGAGCCTTCAAGTAGGACAACCAGGTATCCTGGTTTGCCCAAGACAGTCAGTGCTTATGCCTGTAGTCCTGACACAATGGTTAGCAGTGcacctttttattttcacatgtatCCTGGTTTGGATCATATCATGTATCTGTATTAACAGTAGTTTGCCTCTTTGATTATAATAAATTCTCTCATTGAATGGCATAATCTGAAACCTGCTATTCTGATCTCACACAACACAAACAAACCACCTGAGCATAGTGTtatcagttctttaaaaaaaggaagtaaagaggAAATCTAAGCTGAACTCTTCTTCAACAGTGCTCTTCCATCAAGCAGCAACATCATACCACACCACACTTTTGTGGCACCTCATGTGTACAAAGAAATTACGAACACATGATCGCCATACGTTTTACAGTAACCATAAGTGAAGAAGCCAAGGACTCAGAGGCCACTGCAGAGCTCTTTGTATCAGAACATCACAACAGCAAGTAACAGCAAATAAACTTCCATACCACTCGAAAGAAAGGAGGAGTGAGAGGATAAAGACGTGGTTGGTACAGGCAATGATTTAATCTGCAAATGACCTCATACTTTCTATTATCAAGTCAACAGTACTTGCtttggaaaaaagtttaaaacttcaTATAGGTTGGAGGAAATGTTTTTATGGTATGCTCTCATATTTAAATTCCCGCCTATATAACACTTTCCATTACACATTTATAACAAATATACacgcacttaaaaaaaaaaaaagattaagaaggCAGAAGTCAGGGCCAGATGAGCACATGAGTAGATTCAATGAGTGGCTTGTTCACaggaagaacttaaaaaaaaaggaacagagatgGTGTTACATTGCTAATATATCCAGTGTCTGTCAGTCAGCCATATCTGCCTAGGGCCAAGAATTCATGTGTTTGAGGAAAAGCTATTGagtagtttaaagaaaaaaaaaaaaaggcttacgcaaaagtgaaattaagaaaataattttattcacaatagcatcaaaaagaataaaatacttaggactaTAAGAAGTGCAAAAAcgtatactcagaaaactacaaaacgttgatagaaatggaaaaaactcaataaatgaaaaaacatccCATGCGCATGGGTCAATGGCTTAACTTAAGATGGCAATACGCTCCCGCCAAACTGATGTAGAGATTCAACACAATACCTAACAGAATCCCAGCTgacttttttgcagaaattgacaagctgattctaaaattcatacgaAATTGCaaagaacagccaaaacaattctgaaaaaggaggattcacacttcttgattttaaaacttattatgaAGCAGTGTAATCAAGTGTGACACTGGCATAACTATAGACATATGGACAAATGGAATAGAACTCAAAGTCCAGAAATATCTTCATACCTCCATAGTCAAGTAATTTTTACCAAGGGTGCCAAAACCATTCAGTAGgaaaaagaacagtcttttcaaaaagTGGTTTTCAGACAACTGGATTGccacatgcaaaacaaagaaGTTGGACATGACAcattataaacaaatattgactcaaaatgtatcaaagatcCAAgtaagacctacatgtaagagctaaaactgtaagactcttagaggaaaacataggggcAAATCTTCATAACCTTTGATTTGGCAAGAGTTtattagatatgacaccaaaagcatgagcaataaaaggaaaactagaaaaataggatttcatcaaaattaaaaacttttgtacttcaaagaatacttttaagaaactgaaaagacaactcaGAGAATAAGAGAAAGTATCTGCAAGTCACATATCTGACAAGAGACTTATACCTATACTATTGACTGTTACgactcaataacagaaagacaatGCAAttgaaaaacaggcaaaggatgtgaatagatatttctccaacaagacacacaaatggccaataacacacgaaaagatacttgacatctTTAGtcatcaaaaaaaatgaaaaccaaaaccacaatgagataccatttcactaccactaggatggctaaaatcaaaaagtcaagtaacaagtgttggtaaggatgtggagaaatcagaaccctcacacactgttggtgagaatctAAAATGATGCAACCACTTTGAAAATCAGTCTGGCAGTTGCCTAAATGATTCAACCCAGAGTGATCACTATGCCTCATCAATTCCATTCCAAGGCATAtacccaagaaaactgaaaacaaatgtcCACTCAGAAACTTGTACACAATtcttcataataaccaaaaagaagcaaaaaaatccaaatatccatcaacagatgaatgaataaacaaaatacagtataTCCATACAATCGAGTTGTATTTggttattaaaagaaatgaaatacagacacacgctacaacatggatgagccttgaaaacataagctgagtgaaagaagctagtcacaaaggACCCCACATTATATACACCATTCATATGAAAGTCCAAAGTCCAGAACAGGGAAAGTAAATTATTCTTGGCAAAAGGGTAAAAATTTCACAACCTATGCTTTGTGCATGACTAAAAGAATAATCACTTAACcctaataattaaaatttttaaatgtatctgcACAAGAGTTAATCAAATATCTTGCTCTAAAGATATTTgatttatcaaattatttttgaattatcaaaaataaaagttgtCAATCTATACTTACTAGAATCGGGCATAATGCGAAGGTCGCCTTCTTTATAATCATCTAAGAGCTGGTACATGTACAAGACAGGATCTTTTTCATAGGTGATGTAAAACCATGTGTTCATTATAGGGGCGCGTGCTAAGACCATTCCCCTCCACTCGTCTTTAGAGCCATCCTCGGTCTCAAACATGTGTTCCACTGCTTTGCCAATCATTGTGTCGGCTAGGTGTGCATCACTGATTCGAGATGTTGCTGGggacaaaaaagcaaacaatggtTTACGTGAAAgaatctgcttttttcttttttttctgaattcatcTGTTCTTGGTACTGTACCTAATTAAAACTTTTAGTTTATTCAAGGTATAaagtgttttattgttattgtttaatcgataattattttaaattatgagatAGAATTAGACTTACAGAAGAGTCCCACAAATAATATtgttcccatataccctttacCCACCTTGccttttaaatatcttatataaCCATTGACCATTTATGAAAACCAAGGTATTAACCTATTCAAGGCATAGGTTTTTACTCTTGCCCCTACAATCTATTTTTTACAATAATCAGAGTGATATTTGTGGTCGTTATACCAGATTGTGTTGGTCATTTGCTTAAAATACTCCAGCACTTTCCTTTCATAATTTGAATAACGAACTGCTTCTCCAGATCCACAGCACATTGGCCATCATCCCCTGGCAGCCCTCTGCCCTCCTGCTCGTCACATACTGCTTGACTGCCTTACACCTCAGCAGCATGGGCATCTTTTCCTGGGATACCCTTGGGCTGACTACGACCCCCACATCCTCAGGGGCTGGCTCTTCCTGAGCAGATGTCCTCCCAGAGGCTTTCCAGGACCACCCGGTGAAAATAGCCCCAACAATCAGTCACCTAACCGAGCTTGATTTCTTAAAGACATTTACCACTCTCTGCAGTTATCttgttttacatgtttgtttACTTGCTTTTAGACTGCACAGTGATGAAAGCAAAGGCCTTTCCCATCTTGTTTCCAATACTGTGATCACAGGGGTTCAACATTTGTTGTATAAATTATTTCAGAGGAAAGCAGGTTGTTCTAGATGGCCTGTGTGATTAGGAACACAGGCCTCCCTACTGGTGTATCAACAGCCCTCTGCAGCCCTGCTCTACATTAAAGACATAGGTGAAAAATTacaagtttcattttcttttttaatattgggaAAATTATGGAGGAACCTACTGATTTTAAGATTTATCCATTCCTCACATTTTAgacaattatctttaaaaaaaaattagcacttCTTACTCATGAGTCCTATTTTTGTCAAAGTTCAAAGGAACAAAGATTAGAATTTCTTGGTAAAGATACTGCTATCCAATTTTATCAGAAGGACACTGTAAACACATACGGTAGTTTTCTTTGCTTAAGTATGCAATAATTACCCAAAATAACATAGAATTCCCCACTGTGCATGACACTATAGCAAAATCCCACTAGTTTTCTTCATACCAGAAGTTATCAAACTTTCTCATCTTAGGACTCCTTTACATTCTTAAAAGTTTTTGAGCATTTGTTTATATGGATGATAAATATCAGTACCAactattttagaaattataaatgacatatctaaaaatatgttaaaatacctacagaaacacatttttaatgaaaaatattttctaacaaaaaattagtaagaaaTGTCTAGCTTTAAAAATGGacagctaggggcttccctggtgccgcagtggttgagagtccgcctgccgatgcaggggacacgggtgcgtgccccggtccgggaagatcccacatgccgtggagcggctgggcccaagagccacggccgctgggcctgcgcatccggagcctgtgctccacaacgggagaggccacagcagtgagaggcccgcgtaccagcaaaaaaaaaaaaaaagacagctagAATCTCATATCTGTTTCAGCATTCAATCTGTTGTATGTACTTTTAGTTGGTGTATAAAATCACAAAGATATGctgttgaaaaaatattttattagtgtTCAGATAATTCTAGGTATTCTTCTATGATACCACATCAAAACTCAACAAGTGGTAGCTTTCCTTAAAGGTTAATTGCAATGTAGAATCTGAAATCATTATCAATAAACTTCTGTCAcactattaaattaaaattcatttgtcTCCAGAATACATAAGGAACGCCTACAACtctacaacaaacaaaacaaaaaaatcaagtgaCCTGATcaaaaaagtgggcaaaggacttgaacagacatttctgcaaaaaTGACATACGAACGGGcaaaaagcatatgaaagattcttaacatcactaatcatcaaagaaatgcaaatcaaaaccaacagaaaataacaaatattggtgaggatgcggagaaattggaaccctcgggcactgttggtgggactgtaaaatgttaacaaacaCTATGGAAAATATTACGTAT encodes:
- the SPIN1 gene encoding spindlin-1; amino-acid sequence: MKTPFGKTPGQRSRADAGHAGVSASMMKKRTSHKKHRSSVGPSKPVSQPRRNIVGCRIQHGWKEGNGPITQWKGTVLDQVPVNPSLYLIKYDGFDCVYGLELNKDERVSALEVLPDRVATSRISDAHLADTMIGKAVEHMFETEDGSKDEWRGMVLARAPIMNTWFYITYEKDPVLYMYQLLDDYKEGDLRIMPDSNDSPPAEREPGEVVDSLVGKQVEYAKEDGSKRTGMVIHQVEAKPSVYFIKFDDDFHIYVYDLVKTS